The Hymenobacter baengnokdamensis genome includes a region encoding these proteins:
- the bshB1 gene encoding bacillithiol biosynthesis deacetylase BshB1 translates to MKLAILALGAHPDDVEMSCSGTLLAAVAAGKKVGIVDFTRGELGTRGTPEIRAAESAAASQILQLSVRENLGLPDGFFRNDREHQLPLIAAIRRYQPDIVLCNAVSDRHPDHGRGAQLATEACFLSGLRMIETLGEDGQPQAAWRPRHVYHYIQDRQIPADFVVDITPHWAGKWAAINAYGTQFFNPNADPTAPQTYLSGQTFAHFMEARAREFGHLIGVEFGEGYTVERTLGVQELGDLI, encoded by the coding sequence ATGAAACTAGCTATTCTGGCCCTGGGCGCTCACCCCGACGATGTGGAGATGTCGTGCTCGGGCACGCTGCTGGCCGCCGTGGCGGCGGGTAAAAAAGTGGGCATCGTTGACTTCACGCGGGGCGAGCTGGGCACGCGGGGCACGCCCGAGATTCGGGCCGCCGAATCGGCGGCGGCCAGCCAGATTTTGCAGCTCAGCGTACGCGAAAACCTGGGCTTGCCCGACGGGTTTTTCAGGAATGACCGCGAGCATCAGCTGCCGCTTATTGCGGCTATTCGGCGCTATCAGCCCGATATCGTGTTGTGCAACGCTGTATCGGACCGGCACCCCGACCACGGGCGCGGCGCGCAGCTGGCTACGGAAGCCTGCTTTCTGAGCGGCCTGCGCATGATTGAGACACTGGGCGAAGACGGACAGCCCCAGGCGGCCTGGCGGCCCAGGCACGTGTACCACTACATTCAGGACCGCCAGATTCCGGCCGATTTCGTGGTGGATATTACGCCCCACTGGGCTGGTAAATGGGCGGCAATCAACGCCTATGGCACGCAGTTTTTCAATCCTAATGCCGACCCGACCGCGCCGCAGACTTACCTGTCGGGTCAGACGTTTGCGCACTTTATGGAGGCCCGCGCCCGGGAGTTCGGGCACTTGATAGGCGTGGAGTTTGGCGAAGGCTATACCGTGGAGCGCACGCTGGGCGTGCAGGAGCTGGGGGACCTGATTTAA
- a CDS encoding sensor histidine kinase, whose amino-acid sequence MRLQAKITLGFLAMLGLLLGIAFYAFATLGRLDRSNRAVLQDNFYSVQLGQGMLEAIDALEAGPTSSALGRLRSLLGREAGNITEPGERRLVDSLTQTLGRYPGPAPAASQLQLRQLTHRMVALNMAALTRKNAQAMHTAAQAKDYLLLFSVLSTLVGLMLVGSVPQAAVGGLRKLAASLDYATRTNFAATVPIESTDEVGQLTAAFNRLLVHVQDTRTHSLADLVTERNRTSGLVQTLSEPLFLLDPSRRVLVANPAACTLLGLPESQVLGRPATELAATNSLFNELLAPVLLPVAQRPASPVALALPAPDGTPAYYQLSVHEAVAFNEARDQMEAIGTVLALRNVSAFRQLDQTKSNFLATVSHELKTPLSSINFNLKLLHDPRVGSLNAEQQELVSTIKEENQRLLHIVGELLTVARLGVGESIALDRRPTAIAALVAAATTPLQLQLRARHLTLQTQLPADLPPVQADLEKTAWVLLNLLVNAVRYSPEQGQICLSAAPTPDHRAVRIQVQDHGPGIASEDQQRIFERFTQGPSAPTGSPGTGLGLSISREFITSQGGELGVESSLGQGSTFFFTLPVAE is encoded by the coding sequence ATGCGTCTTCAAGCTAAAATAACCCTGGGATTTCTGGCCATGCTGGGGTTGCTGCTGGGCATTGCTTTTTACGCATTTGCCACCCTGGGCCGGCTCGACCGGTCCAATCGGGCCGTCTTGCAGGACAACTTTTACTCGGTGCAGCTGGGCCAGGGCATGCTGGAGGCGATAGATGCGCTGGAAGCCGGCCCGACTTCATCGGCGCTGGGCCGCCTGCGCTCGCTGCTGGGCCGCGAGGCCGGCAACATCACCGAGCCCGGCGAGCGCCGCCTGGTCGATAGCCTTACCCAAACGCTGGGCCGCTACCCCGGCCCGGCTCCCGCCGCCAGCCAGCTGCAGCTGCGGCAGCTCACCCACCGCATGGTGGCGCTCAACATGGCGGCTCTGACGCGCAAAAATGCGCAGGCCATGCACACGGCGGCCCAGGCCAAAGACTACCTGCTGCTGTTCAGCGTGCTGAGCACGCTCGTGGGCCTGATGCTGGTGGGCAGCGTGCCGCAGGCGGCCGTTGGGGGGCTGCGCAAGCTGGCCGCCAGCCTCGACTATGCCACCCGCACCAACTTCGCGGCCACCGTACCCATCGAGAGTACCGACGAAGTGGGGCAGCTTACGGCCGCCTTCAACCGCCTGCTGGTGCACGTGCAGGATACGCGCACCCACAGCTTGGCCGACCTCGTAACCGAGCGCAACCGCACCAGCGGGCTCGTGCAAACGCTCAGCGAGCCGCTGTTTCTGCTCGACCCGAGCCGGCGCGTGCTCGTGGCCAACCCGGCGGCCTGCACCCTGCTTGGCTTGCCCGAAAGCCAGGTTCTGGGCCGCCCGGCTACTGAGCTGGCGGCCACTAACTCGCTGTTTAACGAGTTGTTGGCACCCGTGCTGTTGCCGGTAGCCCAGCGGCCGGCCAGCCCCGTTGCCCTTGCCCTCCCCGCCCCCGATGGCACCCCGGCCTATTACCAGCTCTCGGTGCACGAGGCCGTGGCCTTCAACGAGGCCCGCGACCAGATGGAAGCCATTGGCACGGTGCTGGCCCTGCGCAACGTGTCGGCCTTCCGGCAGCTCGACCAGACCAAGTCTAACTTTCTGGCCACCGTATCGCACGAGCTGAAAACGCCGCTTTCCAGCATCAACTTCAATCTCAAGCTTTTGCACGACCCGCGCGTGGGTAGCCTCAACGCCGAGCAGCAGGAGCTGGTGAGTACGATAAAAGAAGAAAACCAGCGCCTGCTGCACATCGTGGGCGAACTGCTGACGGTGGCCCGCCTGGGCGTAGGCGAAAGCATTGCCCTCGACCGGCGCCCTACGGCCATCGCTGCCCTGGTGGCGGCGGCCACCACGCCGCTCCAGCTTCAGCTGCGGGCCCGCCACCTTACCCTACAAACCCAGCTGCCCGCCGACCTGCCACCCGTGCAGGCCGACCTCGAAAAGACGGCCTGGGTCCTGCTCAACCTGCTGGTGAATGCCGTGCGCTATTCGCCCGAGCAGGGTCAGATTTGCCTCAGCGCCGCGCCCACCCCCGACCACCGCGCCGTGCGTATTCAGGTGCAGGACCACGGCCCTGGCATTGCCAGCGAAGACCAGCAGCGCATTTTCGAGCGCTTCACCCAAGGGCCCTCGGCTCCGACCGGCAGCCCCGGCACCGGCCTGGGCCTGAGCATCTCCCGCGAATTTATTACCAGCCAGGGCGGCGAGCTGGGCGTCGAAAGCAGTCTGGGGCAAGGCAGCACCTTCTTCTTCACGCTGCCCGTGGCGGAGTAG
- a CDS encoding sigma-54-dependent transcriptional regulator, which translates to MAQPTLLLIDDENRLRQVLARVLELEGYTVLQAPDARRGLQLLAEHAGEIAVILSDVKLPDGHGVALLPRYQAAAPLAEIILLTAYGTVPDSVQAMKQGAFDYLTKGDSDDQLIVVVARAVEKAQLRRRVAELEKQVGQQYTFSSMIGGSAALAKARALAERVAPTDSTVLLEGPTGAGKELFAQAIHQASGRRGKAFVAVNCSAFPKDLLESELFGYKKGAFTGALADKKGLLEEANGGTLFLDEIGELELAVQAKFLRVLETQEFTKLGDTKPTKVNVRLVAATNRNLRQEAAEGHFRADLYYRLSVFELAVPPLSARPDDVAPLARHFLRLFAAKLRKRLPGFEADALTRLSRYPWPGNVRELKNVLERAAILATDNQPLTLDDLPPELQHLPAPALADPADRSLRAVEARHIGQVLRETGGNKMEAARQLGIGVKTLYRKIEEYGLKTGE; encoded by the coding sequence ATGGCCCAACCTACCCTGCTGCTCATCGACGACGAAAACCGCCTGCGCCAGGTGCTGGCGCGGGTGCTGGAGCTGGAAGGCTATACCGTACTGCAAGCCCCGGATGCCCGGCGCGGCCTGCAATTACTAGCCGAGCACGCCGGGGAAATCGCCGTTATTCTTTCTGATGTAAAGCTGCCCGATGGCCACGGCGTGGCCCTGCTGCCCCGCTACCAGGCCGCCGCGCCATTGGCCGAAATTATCCTGCTTACGGCCTACGGCACCGTGCCCGACAGCGTGCAGGCCATGAAGCAGGGCGCCTTTGACTACCTCACCAAAGGCGACTCTGACGACCAGCTTATTGTGGTGGTGGCCCGCGCCGTGGAAAAAGCCCAGCTGCGCCGCCGCGTGGCCGAGCTGGAAAAGCAGGTCGGCCAGCAATATACTTTTTCCTCTATGATTGGCGGCTCGGCCGCCCTGGCGAAAGCCCGGGCACTGGCCGAGCGCGTGGCGCCCACCGACTCCACGGTGCTGCTCGAAGGCCCCACCGGCGCGGGTAAGGAGCTGTTTGCCCAGGCCATTCACCAGGCCAGCGGGCGGCGTGGCAAGGCGTTTGTGGCGGTCAATTGCAGCGCCTTTCCCAAAGATTTGCTCGAATCGGAGCTGTTTGGCTACAAGAAAGGGGCCTTCACCGGGGCGCTGGCCGATAAGAAGGGCTTGCTGGAAGAAGCCAACGGCGGCACTTTATTTCTGGACGAAATCGGTGAGCTGGAGCTGGCCGTCCAGGCGAAGTTTTTGCGGGTGCTCGAAACCCAGGAGTTTACCAAGCTCGGCGACACGAAGCCCACGAAGGTAAACGTGCGGCTGGTGGCGGCTACCAACCGCAACCTGCGCCAGGAAGCCGCCGAAGGGCATTTCCGGGCCGATTTATACTATCGCTTATCCGTGTTTGAGCTGGCCGTGCCACCGCTCAGCGCCCGGCCCGACGATGTGGCCCCACTGGCCCGGCACTTTCTGCGCCTCTTCGCCGCTAAGCTGCGCAAGCGCCTGCCGGGTTTCGAGGCCGATGCGCTCACTCGCCTGAGCCGCTACCCGTGGCCGGGCAATGTGCGCGAGCTGAAAAACGTGCTGGAGCGCGCCGCCATCCTGGCCACTGACAATCAGCCGCTGACCCTCGACGACCTGCCGCCCGAGCTCCAGCACCTCCCCGCGCCCGCCCTGGCCGACCCCGCCGACCGCAGCCTGCGCGCCGTGGAAGCCCGCCACATTGGCCAGGTGCTGCGCGAAACCGGCGGCAATAAGATGGAAGCCGCCCGCCAGCTCGGTATTGGGGTGAAGACGCTTTACCGCAAGATTGAGGAATATGGCCTGAAAACCGGCGAGTAG
- a CDS encoding KUP/HAK/KT family potassium transporter — MSALPTEDNIHLRRVSAAGLLVTLGIIFGDIGTSPLYVFQTIIGERPVSELLVYGGVSAVFWTLTLQTTIKYILLTLEADNHGEGGIFSLFSLVKKRGHWLLFPAIIGAGTLLADGIITPPISVTSAIEGLKILYPALNTETIVLIVIVIITLLFAFQQFGTKIVGAAFGPIMLLWFSVIGALGLSQIVHHPGVLAALNPVYAIRLLTEYPKGFWLLGAVFLCTTGAEALYSDLGHCGRKNIRASWVFVKTALVLNYLGQAAWTMGQLGHSLASNQNPFFMIAPQWAIVPLIILATMATIIASQALISGSYTLISEAVSLRFWPKVRVLFPTDQRGQIYVPSINWLLWFGCVCVQLWFKTSEAMTAAYGFSITVAMLMTSILLSQYLRGVKHWAIPVVTLIMLVFFTVETSFLIANITKLLNRLGILVFEWGLIFMMYVGYRGREIKNNLLSLVSVAGTRPTLLELSQDASVTKYASNLVYLTHSKKPGELENEIMYSILRKQPKRADRYWFINMSILTEPYATRYSVEELVPGVAYKINFRLGFRVQPRLNLLFRRVLEQMSAQGELDITSRYDSLARYQLPGDFRFVVLEKVLSYDNQLSFRERFILNGYFFINRFAISDQQLFGLDTSDVALEKVPLTIKPATATHDLLRDPPEQAQDPVPAAATRAERAPVKV, encoded by the coding sequence ATGTCGGCTTTACCTACCGAAGACAACATTCACCTGCGCCGCGTGTCGGCGGCCGGTCTGCTGGTCACGCTGGGCATCATCTTCGGTGATATCGGCACCTCGCCGCTCTACGTGTTCCAAACCATCATCGGCGAGCGGCCGGTAAGCGAGCTGCTGGTGTACGGCGGCGTGTCGGCCGTTTTCTGGACGCTCACGCTTCAGACAACCATTAAATATATTCTATTAACATTAGAAGCCGATAACCACGGCGAGGGCGGCATTTTTTCGCTCTTTTCGCTGGTAAAAAAGCGCGGGCACTGGCTGCTGTTTCCGGCCATTATCGGGGCGGGCACGCTGCTGGCCGATGGCATTATTACGCCGCCCATCTCGGTTACGTCGGCCATCGAAGGGCTCAAAATCCTCTACCCGGCCCTTAATACGGAGACGATTGTGCTCATTGTCATCGTTATTATTACGCTGCTCTTTGCCTTTCAGCAGTTTGGCACCAAGATAGTTGGCGCGGCTTTCGGGCCGATTATGCTGCTCTGGTTTTCAGTTATCGGCGCGCTGGGCCTCAGCCAGATTGTGCATCATCCGGGCGTGCTGGCGGCCCTCAACCCGGTGTATGCCATTCGCCTGCTCACCGAATATCCGAAGGGCTTCTGGCTGCTGGGCGCGGTATTTCTGTGCACCACCGGCGCCGAGGCACTGTATTCTGACCTGGGCCACTGCGGCCGCAAGAACATCCGGGCTTCCTGGGTTTTTGTAAAGACTGCGCTGGTGCTCAACTACTTGGGCCAGGCGGCCTGGACGATGGGTCAGCTGGGCCACTCGCTGGCCAGCAACCAGAACCCGTTTTTTATGATTGCGCCGCAGTGGGCCATTGTGCCGCTTATCATCCTGGCCACGATGGCGACTATTATCGCCTCGCAGGCGCTTATTTCGGGCTCTTACACGCTTATCTCCGAAGCCGTTAGCCTGCGTTTCTGGCCCAAGGTGCGGGTGTTGTTCCCGACCGACCAGCGCGGGCAGATTTACGTGCCCAGCATCAACTGGCTGCTGTGGTTTGGCTGCGTGTGCGTGCAGCTGTGGTTTAAAACCTCGGAGGCCATGACGGCCGCCTATGGCTTCAGCATTACGGTAGCCATGCTGATGACAAGTATATTGCTTTCGCAATATTTGCGCGGCGTCAAGCACTGGGCCATCCCGGTAGTGACGCTGATTATGCTGGTATTTTTCACCGTCGAAACTTCATTCCTGATTGCCAACATTACCAAGCTGCTCAACCGGCTCGGCATCCTGGTATTTGAGTGGGGCCTGATTTTTATGATGTACGTGGGCTACCGGGGCCGCGAAATCAAGAACAATCTGCTGAGCCTGGTGTCGGTGGCCGGCACCCGGCCCACCCTGCTGGAGCTGAGCCAGGATGCGTCGGTGACCAAGTACGCCTCCAACCTGGTGTACCTCACCCACAGCAAAAAGCCCGGCGAGCTGGAGAATGAAATCATGTACTCCATTCTGCGCAAGCAGCCCAAACGGGCTGACCGCTACTGGTTTATCAACATGAGCATTCTTACCGAGCCCTACGCCACCCGCTACTCGGTGGAGGAGCTGGTGCCGGGCGTGGCGTACAAAATCAACTTCCGGCTGGGCTTCCGGGTGCAGCCGCGCCTGAACCTGCTGTTTCGCCGCGTGCTGGAACAGATGAGCGCCCAGGGCGAGCTTGATATTACCTCGCGCTACGACTCGCTGGCCCGCTACCAGCTGCCCGGCGATTTCCGCTTCGTGGTGCTCGAAAAAGTGCTGAGCTACGATAACCAGCTCAGCTTCCGCGAGCGCTTTATCCTGAACGGCTACTTCTTCATCAACCGCTTCGCCATCTCCGACCAGCAGCTTTTCGGCCTCGATACCAGCGACGTAGCCCTGGAGAAAGTACCGCTTACCATCAAGCCCGCCACCGCCACCCACGACCTGCTGCGCGACCCGCCCGAGCAAGCCCAGGACCCCGTACCAGCCGCCGCCACCCGCGCCGAGCGGGCCCCGGTAAAGGTGTAA